The Humulus lupulus chromosome 3, drHumLupu1.1, whole genome shotgun sequence genome window below encodes:
- the LOC133823704 gene encoding protein BLISTER-like gives MLPDNGYSNIPPDQMRMIQNINALIAELAMEKGELVQTLASGSSHCSQLKELNYELTRKLEAQTQRLEFLTAQSMANENISARQPDSQDVRENIQYVDEGLPGVIFVLPDSYIDPQNKEYGDVVAPRAKMNQQRSRRFKTAKDAVEEYFVMTQLL, from the exons ATGTTGCCTGACAATGGCTATTCAAATATACCTCCTGATCAGATGAGAATGATTCAAAACATTAATGCATTAATTGCAGAG TTGGCTATGGAGAAGGGAGAGTTGGTTCAAACTTTGGCGTCTGGGTCATCTCATTGTTCTCAGTTGAAG GAGTTGAACTATGAGTTGACCCGAAAACTTGAAGCTCAGACTCAGAGATTAGAGTTTTTGACTGCTCAAAGTATGGCTAATGAGAATATCTCTGCAAGACAACCTGATTCTCAGGATGTCCGTGAGAACATTCAATATGTCGATGAAG GTCTACCTGGAGTTATCTTTGTACTCCCTGATTCTTACATCGATCCACAAAACAAGGAGTATGGAG ATGTTGTTGCGCCTCGAGCTAAGATGAATCAGCAAAGGTCACGGCGTTTCAAGACTGCTAAGGATGCAGTTGAGGAG tattttgtaatgacccaactactctag
- the LOC133822234 gene encoding protein SIEVE ELEMENT OCCLUSION B-like: MDTKTTAAIPTQNLASATPTAASAYEVPQNQLTPTAANATESLTSTVAAYAPQSLTTITTPHHQNTTSGVAPHQSLASSGIVPYQNRAARSSAVGLSGRTARTALGVDGRASRTLGLDSRAARGGTSDETELSKRIMELHESDERGLAVKPVLHIIDVIFHRATADLPGFSLQNSDIGTDEKAVMYSVASLQDNVEIPARITSAISCEILSKCSAGVDVHTITMEILQIIKHYGWDSKVLLALVAFAVTFGEFRLVLQQYSTNPLAKGVALLKQLPELLEHAGALKPKLDALYDLIKEILDVTKKIVDFYNLPRNEYFTADSPEILAAASHIPTAVYWSIRSIVVSSTQILALTGMGIEYLTEPWELSSLAHKLNNIKGHVVDIIERCNKFVERKKEDEAYEYLVRIFQLTHIDNSKPLSVLFNEDRQALYDCYNKKRIVIEDLKRKVVALFITEVDPEIIRSSEFAILQQMYAEKRQSITRSESQYEVVWVPISNVWNDDKNRAFDKLKEQMEWHSVHHPSAVTRVAPRFFREKWGFVKKPVLVVIDTQGRVVHHNAIHMMCIWGSLSYPFTANREKLLWEDNAWTMGLLIDGLDPNVAVWIQEQKYVCLYGGEDIDWIRKFTRIAKDVARESGIQLELLYVGKSKPHEKATRNIIDLISKENLSRTLDWNLIWYFWMRLESMWHSKGQLTTAETVKHDRVMQGIIAMLSYGSSSQGWAVISRGFEGMVKGNGEHMFRGLTEHGLWKRREAVIGFVPALDEYLQKLHVDAPHHCTSLILPATGAMPDTVACSECGRLMERYTMFRCCLDY; this comes from the exons ACCTCAAAACCAGCTGACACCAACTGCAGCGAATGCAACTGAATCACTGACATCGACTGTGGCAGCGTATGCACCCCAGAGCTTGACTACGATAACCACACCTCATCATCAGAATACAACGTCTGGGGTTGCGCCGCACCAGAGCCTAGCCTCGTCAGGCATTGTGCCTTATCAGAATCGAGCTGCTCGTTCATCAGCAGTTGGACTCAGTGGTCGCACGGCTCGCACCGCACTCGGAGTAGACGGCCGTGCATCTCGCACTCTCGGACTTGACAGTCGTGCAGCTCGTGGTGGAACGTCCGATGAGACTGAGCTAAGCAAAAGAATCATGGAGCTTCATGAGTCTGATGAGCGCGGTCTTGCGGTTAAGCCTGTTCTTCACATTATTGATGTCATTTTTCACCGCGCTACTGCTGACCTACCTGGATTCAGTCTTCAG AATTCAGATATTGGTACGGATGAAAAGGCTGTCATGTATTCTGTTGCTAGTCTTCAAGACAATGTCGAAATCCCAGCCAGGATTACGAGCGCAATTTCATGTGag ATCCTCAGCAAGTGCTCAGCTGGAGTGGATGTGCACACCATTACAATGGAAATACTACAGATAATTAAGCACTACGGATGGGACTCGAAGGTGTTGCTAGCCTTGGTGGCATTCGCGGTGACCTTCGGCGAATTTCGGCTGGTTCTTCAGCAATACTCCACCAACCCACTCGCCAAAGGGGTCGCTCTTCTCAAACAATTGCCTGAACTTTTGGAACATGCTGGGGCTTTAAAACCAAAACTCGACGCTCTCTACGATCTGATAAAGGAAATCCTTGATGTGACCAAGAAAATCGTTGACTTCTATAACCTTCCCAGGAATGAATATTTTACAGCTGACTCACCTGAAATTCTAGCTGCTGCTTCTCATATCCCAACCGCTGTTTACTGGAGCATTAGAAGTATAGTCGTTTCTTCAACTCAAATTTTGGCCCTCACCGGCATGGGCATCGA GTATCTAACAGAGCCGTGGGAGCTATCTTCCTTGGCCCATAAACTTAACAACATAAAAGGGCATGTTGTCGACATTATCGAACGTTGTAACAAGTTTGTTG agaggaagaaagaagatGAAGCATACGAGTATCTTGTGCGTATTTTCCAACTCACACACATCGATAACTCAAAGCCTTTGAGTGTGTTGTTCAATGAAGATCGGCAAGCACTCTATGACTGCTACAACAAGAAAAGG ATAGTGATCGAGGATTTGAAGAGAAAGGTCGTCGCCCTATTCATCACAGAAGTAGATCCCGAAATTATTCGTTCATCTGAATTTGCAATCTTACAACAAATGTATGCCGAAAAAAGGCAGAGCATAACAAGATCCGAGAGTCAGTATGAAGTGGTTTGGgttccaatctcaaatgtgtggAATGATGACAAGAACAGAGCGTTTGATAAGCTAAAAGAACAAATGGAATGGCACTCGGTGCACCATCCTTCAGCAGTAACCCGAGTGGCCCCAAGATTCTTTAGAGAAAAATGGGGCTTTGTCAAGAAGCCTGTGCTTGTGGTGATAGACACTCAAGGCAGAGTTGTGCACCACAATGCCATTCACATGATGTGTATTTGGGGAAGCCTATCCTACCCTTTTACCGCCAACAGAGAAAAATTGTTGTGGGAGGATAATGCGTGGACCATGGGCCTGCTCATCGACGGCCTTGACCCCAATGTTGCTGTTTGG ATCCAAGAACAAAAGTACGTTTGCTTATATGGAGGAGAGGACATTGACTGGATTAGGAAATTCACAAGGATTGCTAAGGATGTGGCCCGCGAATCTGGGATTCAACTGGAGTTGCTTTACGTGGGGAAGAGCAAACCTCACGAGAAAGCGACAAGGAACATCATCGACTTGATTTCGAAAGAGAACTTGAGCAGAACCTTGGACTGGAACCTCATCTGGTACTTTTGGATGCGGTTGGAGAGCATGTGGCACTCAAAAGGGCAACTGACAACGGCTGAAACTGTCAAGCACGACCGTGTAATGCAAGGAATCATTGCCATGCTGAGCTACGGGTCCAGCAGCCAAGGCTGGGCCGTCATCAGCAGAGGTTTCGAGGGAATGGTTAAAGGCAATGGAGAGCACATGTTCAGGGGTTTGACCGAGCATGGTCTATGGAAGAGGAGGGAAGCAGTGATCGGTTTCGTGCCTGCTCTAGATGAGTACCTCCAGAAGCTCCATGTCGACGCACCACACCACTGCACCAGCCTAATTTTGCCAGCCACAGGCGCGATGCCCGACACTGTGGCGTGCTCGGAGTGTGGCCGTTTGATGGAGAGGTACACCATGTTTCGTTGCTGCCTTGACTACTGA